One Ranitomeya variabilis isolate aRanVar5 chromosome 5, aRanVar5.hap1, whole genome shotgun sequence DNA window includes the following coding sequences:
- the NACC1 gene encoding nucleus accumbens-associated protein 1 isoform X5 — protein sequence MSQTLQMEIPNFGNSILECLNEQRLQGLYCDVAVVVRGHQFKAHRAVLAASSSYFRDLFHSSKNPVVELPGSVQPQSFQQILSFCYTGRLSMNVGDQFLLMYTAGFLQIQEIMEKGTEFFLKVSSPSCDSQGLHPEEAPNSEPPSPAAAAVATAVASLSSSSSYSMSRLPRVKTESQESDLVQCTPVAKRLWDGGQKEAGGASRKVPRFSQGAVGGQSGAVAPLGSERTSPGTSSAYTSDSPGSYHNEEDEEEEVTEDGTEEQYRQICNMYTMYSMMNVNQTVEYYLNSSAEKVEALPDPVFSDSRNRVRVKQDLSTLPAELISQIGNRCHPKLYEEGDPDEKIELVTGTNVFITRAQLMNCHISAGTRHKVLLRRLLASFFDRNTLANSCGTGIRSSTNDPSRKPLDSRVLHAVKFYCQNFAPNFKESEMNAIAADMCTNARRVVRKSWIPKLKLLMAEGDAYTAFINDTGKMEPDLMGGGVPADHSVSFEAERERACPDGALLHDP from the exons ATGTCTCAGACTCTACAAATGGAGATCCCAAACTTTGGGAATAGTATCCTGGAGTGTCTGAACGAGCAGCGGCTGCAGGGCCTGTACTGTGATGTCGCCGTCGTGGTCCGCGGACACCAATTCAAAGCCCACCGGGCCGTCCTGGCAGCGAGCAGCTCCTACTTCAGagacctcttccacagcagcaagaACCCGGTGGTGGAACTTCCCGGCTCGGTCCAACCTCAGTCCTTCCAGCAGATCCTCAGCTTCTGTTACACCGGGCGGCTCAGCATGAACGTAGGAGATCAGTTCCTCCTCATGTACACGGCCGGCTTCCTGCAGATCCAGGAGATCATGGAGAAGGGGACAGAGTTCTTCCTAAAGGTGAGCTCGCCCAGCTGTGACTCCCAAGGTCTACACCCTGAAGAAGCACCAAACTCGGAACCTCCCAGCCCGGCAGCGGCGGCAGTAGCCACAGCGGTGGCCTCACTGTCATCGTCATCCTCTTACTCTATGTCCCGGCTGCCACGGGTGAAAACAGAAAGCCAAGAGTCCGATTTGGTGCAGTGCACACCAGTGGCCAAGAGACTCTGGGATGGGGGGCAGAAGGAGGCTGGAGGGGCGAGTAGAAAGGTGCCACGCTTTTCTCAAGGAGCGGTCGGAGGGCAGTCGGGGGCCGTGGCCCCACTGGGGTCAGAGAGGACGAGCCCAGGAACGTCCAGCGCATACACAAGTGACAGCCCGGGGTCTTATCACaacgaggaggatgaggaagaagagGTCACAGAAGACGGCACCGAGGAGCAGTACAGGCAGATATGCAATATGTATACAATGTACAGCATGATGAACGTCAACCAAACCG TAGAATATTATTTGAATTCTTCAGCTGAGAAGGTGGAGGCTCTGCCGGACCCCGTCTTCTCAGACTCCAGGAACCGCGTCCGTGTCAAGCAGGACCTGTCCACCCTCCCTGCGGAGCTCATCAGCCAGATCGGCAACCGATGCCACCCAAAACTGTATGAGGAGGGCGACCCAGACGAGAAGATCGAACTGGTGACAG GAACCAACGTGTTCATCACCCGCGCCCAACTCATGAACTGTCACATCAGCGCTGGGACGCGCCACAAGGTGCTGCTGCGCCGGTTGCTGGCGTCTTTCTTCGACAG GAACACCCTCGCGAACAGCTGCGGCACCGGGATCCGCTCCTCCACCAATGACCCCAGCAGGAAGCCCCTGGACAGCCGGGTCCTGCACGCCGTGAAGT TCTACTGTCAGAATTTCGCCCCGAACTTCAAGGAGAGCGAGATGAACGCCATCGCAGCGGACATGTGCACGAACGCCCGGCGCGTGGTGCGCAAGAGCTGGATCCCCAAACTGAAGCTGCTGATGGCCGAAGGAGACGCCTACACGGCCTTCATCAACGACACCGGCAAAATGGAGCCTGACCTGATGGGCGGAGGCGTCCCTGCAGATCACAGCGTGAGCTTCGAGGCCGAGCGGGAGAGGGCATGCCCTGATGGGGCTCTTCTGCACGACCCCTAA
- the NACC1 gene encoding nucleus accumbens-associated protein 1 isoform X4: MSQTLQMEIPNFGNSILECLNEQRLQGLYCDVAVVVRGHQFKAHRAVLAASSSYFRDLFHSSKNPVVELPGSVQPQSFQQILSFCYTGRLSMNVGDQFLLMYTAGFLQIQEIMEKGTEFFLKVSSPSCDSQGLHPEEAPNSEPPSPAAAAVATAVASLSSSSSYSMSRLPRVKTESQESDLVQCTPVAKRLWDGGQKEAGGASRKVPRFSQGAVGGQSGAVAPLGSERTSPGTSSAYTSDSPGSYHNEEDEEEEVTEDGTEEQYRQICNMYTMYSMMNVNQTAEKVEALPDPVFSDSRNRVRVKQDLSTLPAELISQIGNRCHPKLYEEGDPDEKIELVTGTNVFITRAQLMNCHISAGTRHKVLLRRLLASFFDRNTLANSCGTGIRSSTNDPSRKPLDSRVLHAVKCKRCLSGHPLMSSHLFLWECTHIPPGRCRSRPYKHFDPFLLSFFLVYCQNFAPNFKESEMNAIAADMCTNARRVVRKSWIPKLKLLMAEGDAYTAFINDTGKMEPDLMGGGVPADHSVSFEAERERACPDGALLHDP, encoded by the exons ATGTCTCAGACTCTACAAATGGAGATCCCAAACTTTGGGAATAGTATCCTGGAGTGTCTGAACGAGCAGCGGCTGCAGGGCCTGTACTGTGATGTCGCCGTCGTGGTCCGCGGACACCAATTCAAAGCCCACCGGGCCGTCCTGGCAGCGAGCAGCTCCTACTTCAGagacctcttccacagcagcaagaACCCGGTGGTGGAACTTCCCGGCTCGGTCCAACCTCAGTCCTTCCAGCAGATCCTCAGCTTCTGTTACACCGGGCGGCTCAGCATGAACGTAGGAGATCAGTTCCTCCTCATGTACACGGCCGGCTTCCTGCAGATCCAGGAGATCATGGAGAAGGGGACAGAGTTCTTCCTAAAGGTGAGCTCGCCCAGCTGTGACTCCCAAGGTCTACACCCTGAAGAAGCACCAAACTCGGAACCTCCCAGCCCGGCAGCGGCGGCAGTAGCCACAGCGGTGGCCTCACTGTCATCGTCATCCTCTTACTCTATGTCCCGGCTGCCACGGGTGAAAACAGAAAGCCAAGAGTCCGATTTGGTGCAGTGCACACCAGTGGCCAAGAGACTCTGGGATGGGGGGCAGAAGGAGGCTGGAGGGGCGAGTAGAAAGGTGCCACGCTTTTCTCAAGGAGCGGTCGGAGGGCAGTCGGGGGCCGTGGCCCCACTGGGGTCAGAGAGGACGAGCCCAGGAACGTCCAGCGCATACACAAGTGACAGCCCGGGGTCTTATCACaacgaggaggatgaggaagaagagGTCACAGAAGACGGCACCGAGGAGCAGTACAGGCAGATATGCAATATGTATACAATGTACAGCATGATGAACGTCAACCAAACCG CTGAGAAGGTGGAGGCTCTGCCGGACCCCGTCTTCTCAGACTCCAGGAACCGCGTCCGTGTCAAGCAGGACCTGTCCACCCTCCCTGCGGAGCTCATCAGCCAGATCGGCAACCGATGCCACCCAAAACTGTATGAGGAGGGCGACCCAGACGAGAAGATCGAACTGGTGACAG GAACCAACGTGTTCATCACCCGCGCCCAACTCATGAACTGTCACATCAGCGCTGGGACGCGCCACAAGGTGCTGCTGCGCCGGTTGCTGGCGTCTTTCTTCGACAG GAACACCCTCGCGAACAGCTGCGGCACCGGGATCCGCTCCTCCACCAATGACCCCAGCAGGAAGCCCCTGGACAGCCGGGTCCTGCACGCCGTGAAGTGTAAGCGCTGCCTGTCGGGTCACCCACTCATGTCCTCTCACCTTTTCCTATGGGAATGCACCCACATCCCTCCAGGGCGCTGCCGCTCCCGTCCTTATAAACATTTTGACCCTTTTCTCCTTTCTTTTTTCTTAGTCTACTGTCAGAATTTCGCCCCGAACTTCAAGGAGAGCGAGATGAACGCCATCGCAGCGGACATGTGCACGAACGCCCGGCGCGTGGTGCGCAAGAGCTGGATCCCCAAACTGAAGCTGCTGATGGCCGAAGGAGACGCCTACACGGCCTTCATCAACGACACCGGCAAAATGGAGCCTGACCTGATGGGCGGAGGCGTCCCTGCAGATCACAGCGTGAGCTTCGAGGCCGAGCGGGAGAGGGCATGCCCTGATGGGGCTCTTCTGCACGACCCCTAA
- the NACC1 gene encoding nucleus accumbens-associated protein 1 isoform X2 codes for MSQTLQMEIPNFGNSILECLNEQRLQGLYCDVAVVVRGHQFKAHRAVLAASSSYFRDLFHSSKNPVVELPGSVQPQSFQQILSFCYTGRLSMNVGDQFLLMYTAGFLQIQEIMEKGTEFFLKVSSPSCDSQGLHPEEAPNSEPPSPAAAAVATAVASLSSSSSYSMSRLPRVKTESQESDLVQCTPVAKRLWDGGQKEAGGASRKVPRFSQGAVGGQSGAVAPLGSERTSPGTSSAYTSDSPGSYHNEEDEEEEVTEDGTEEQYRQICNMYTMYSMMNVNQTEYYLNSSAEKVEALPDPVFSDSRNRVRVKQDLSTLPAELISQIGNRCHPKLYEEGDPDEKIELVTGTNVFITRAQLMNCHISAGTRHKVLLRRLLASFFDRNTLANSCGTGIRSSTNDPSRKPLDSRVLHAVKCKRCLSGHPLMSSHLFLWECTHIPPGRCRSRPYKHFDPFLLSFFLVYCQNFAPNFKESEMNAIAADMCTNARRVVRKSWIPKLKLLMAEGDAYTAFINDTGKMEPDLMGGGVPADHSVSFEAERERACPDGALLHDP; via the exons ATGTCTCAGACTCTACAAATGGAGATCCCAAACTTTGGGAATAGTATCCTGGAGTGTCTGAACGAGCAGCGGCTGCAGGGCCTGTACTGTGATGTCGCCGTCGTGGTCCGCGGACACCAATTCAAAGCCCACCGGGCCGTCCTGGCAGCGAGCAGCTCCTACTTCAGagacctcttccacagcagcaagaACCCGGTGGTGGAACTTCCCGGCTCGGTCCAACCTCAGTCCTTCCAGCAGATCCTCAGCTTCTGTTACACCGGGCGGCTCAGCATGAACGTAGGAGATCAGTTCCTCCTCATGTACACGGCCGGCTTCCTGCAGATCCAGGAGATCATGGAGAAGGGGACAGAGTTCTTCCTAAAGGTGAGCTCGCCCAGCTGTGACTCCCAAGGTCTACACCCTGAAGAAGCACCAAACTCGGAACCTCCCAGCCCGGCAGCGGCGGCAGTAGCCACAGCGGTGGCCTCACTGTCATCGTCATCCTCTTACTCTATGTCCCGGCTGCCACGGGTGAAAACAGAAAGCCAAGAGTCCGATTTGGTGCAGTGCACACCAGTGGCCAAGAGACTCTGGGATGGGGGGCAGAAGGAGGCTGGAGGGGCGAGTAGAAAGGTGCCACGCTTTTCTCAAGGAGCGGTCGGAGGGCAGTCGGGGGCCGTGGCCCCACTGGGGTCAGAGAGGACGAGCCCAGGAACGTCCAGCGCATACACAAGTGACAGCCCGGGGTCTTATCACaacgaggaggatgaggaagaagagGTCACAGAAGACGGCACCGAGGAGCAGTACAGGCAGATATGCAATATGTATACAATGTACAGCATGATGAACGTCAACCAAACCG AATATTATTTGAATTCTTCAGCTGAGAAGGTGGAGGCTCTGCCGGACCCCGTCTTCTCAGACTCCAGGAACCGCGTCCGTGTCAAGCAGGACCTGTCCACCCTCCCTGCGGAGCTCATCAGCCAGATCGGCAACCGATGCCACCCAAAACTGTATGAGGAGGGCGACCCAGACGAGAAGATCGAACTGGTGACAG GAACCAACGTGTTCATCACCCGCGCCCAACTCATGAACTGTCACATCAGCGCTGGGACGCGCCACAAGGTGCTGCTGCGCCGGTTGCTGGCGTCTTTCTTCGACAG GAACACCCTCGCGAACAGCTGCGGCACCGGGATCCGCTCCTCCACCAATGACCCCAGCAGGAAGCCCCTGGACAGCCGGGTCCTGCACGCCGTGAAGTGTAAGCGCTGCCTGTCGGGTCACCCACTCATGTCCTCTCACCTTTTCCTATGGGAATGCACCCACATCCCTCCAGGGCGCTGCCGCTCCCGTCCTTATAAACATTTTGACCCTTTTCTCCTTTCTTTTTTCTTAGTCTACTGTCAGAATTTCGCCCCGAACTTCAAGGAGAGCGAGATGAACGCCATCGCAGCGGACATGTGCACGAACGCCCGGCGCGTGGTGCGCAAGAGCTGGATCCCCAAACTGAAGCTGCTGATGGCCGAAGGAGACGCCTACACGGCCTTCATCAACGACACCGGCAAAATGGAGCCTGACCTGATGGGCGGAGGCGTCCCTGCAGATCACAGCGTGAGCTTCGAGGCCGAGCGGGAGAGGGCATGCCCTGATGGGGCTCTTCTGCACGACCCCTAA
- the NACC1 gene encoding nucleus accumbens-associated protein 1 isoform X1, which yields MSQTLQMEIPNFGNSILECLNEQRLQGLYCDVAVVVRGHQFKAHRAVLAASSSYFRDLFHSSKNPVVELPGSVQPQSFQQILSFCYTGRLSMNVGDQFLLMYTAGFLQIQEIMEKGTEFFLKVSSPSCDSQGLHPEEAPNSEPPSPAAAAVATAVASLSSSSSYSMSRLPRVKTESQESDLVQCTPVAKRLWDGGQKEAGGASRKVPRFSQGAVGGQSGAVAPLGSERTSPGTSSAYTSDSPGSYHNEEDEEEEVTEDGTEEQYRQICNMYTMYSMMNVNQTVEYYLNSSAEKVEALPDPVFSDSRNRVRVKQDLSTLPAELISQIGNRCHPKLYEEGDPDEKIELVTGTNVFITRAQLMNCHISAGTRHKVLLRRLLASFFDRNTLANSCGTGIRSSTNDPSRKPLDSRVLHAVKCKRCLSGHPLMSSHLFLWECTHIPPGRCRSRPYKHFDPFLLSFFLVYCQNFAPNFKESEMNAIAADMCTNARRVVRKSWIPKLKLLMAEGDAYTAFINDTGKMEPDLMGGGVPADHSVSFEAERERACPDGALLHDP from the exons ATGTCTCAGACTCTACAAATGGAGATCCCAAACTTTGGGAATAGTATCCTGGAGTGTCTGAACGAGCAGCGGCTGCAGGGCCTGTACTGTGATGTCGCCGTCGTGGTCCGCGGACACCAATTCAAAGCCCACCGGGCCGTCCTGGCAGCGAGCAGCTCCTACTTCAGagacctcttccacagcagcaagaACCCGGTGGTGGAACTTCCCGGCTCGGTCCAACCTCAGTCCTTCCAGCAGATCCTCAGCTTCTGTTACACCGGGCGGCTCAGCATGAACGTAGGAGATCAGTTCCTCCTCATGTACACGGCCGGCTTCCTGCAGATCCAGGAGATCATGGAGAAGGGGACAGAGTTCTTCCTAAAGGTGAGCTCGCCCAGCTGTGACTCCCAAGGTCTACACCCTGAAGAAGCACCAAACTCGGAACCTCCCAGCCCGGCAGCGGCGGCAGTAGCCACAGCGGTGGCCTCACTGTCATCGTCATCCTCTTACTCTATGTCCCGGCTGCCACGGGTGAAAACAGAAAGCCAAGAGTCCGATTTGGTGCAGTGCACACCAGTGGCCAAGAGACTCTGGGATGGGGGGCAGAAGGAGGCTGGAGGGGCGAGTAGAAAGGTGCCACGCTTTTCTCAAGGAGCGGTCGGAGGGCAGTCGGGGGCCGTGGCCCCACTGGGGTCAGAGAGGACGAGCCCAGGAACGTCCAGCGCATACACAAGTGACAGCCCGGGGTCTTATCACaacgaggaggatgaggaagaagagGTCACAGAAGACGGCACCGAGGAGCAGTACAGGCAGATATGCAATATGTATACAATGTACAGCATGATGAACGTCAACCAAACCG TAGAATATTATTTGAATTCTTCAGCTGAGAAGGTGGAGGCTCTGCCGGACCCCGTCTTCTCAGACTCCAGGAACCGCGTCCGTGTCAAGCAGGACCTGTCCACCCTCCCTGCGGAGCTCATCAGCCAGATCGGCAACCGATGCCACCCAAAACTGTATGAGGAGGGCGACCCAGACGAGAAGATCGAACTGGTGACAG GAACCAACGTGTTCATCACCCGCGCCCAACTCATGAACTGTCACATCAGCGCTGGGACGCGCCACAAGGTGCTGCTGCGCCGGTTGCTGGCGTCTTTCTTCGACAG GAACACCCTCGCGAACAGCTGCGGCACCGGGATCCGCTCCTCCACCAATGACCCCAGCAGGAAGCCCCTGGACAGCCGGGTCCTGCACGCCGTGAAGTGTAAGCGCTGCCTGTCGGGTCACCCACTCATGTCCTCTCACCTTTTCCTATGGGAATGCACCCACATCCCTCCAGGGCGCTGCCGCTCCCGTCCTTATAAACATTTTGACCCTTTTCTCCTTTCTTTTTTCTTAGTCTACTGTCAGAATTTCGCCCCGAACTTCAAGGAGAGCGAGATGAACGCCATCGCAGCGGACATGTGCACGAACGCCCGGCGCGTGGTGCGCAAGAGCTGGATCCCCAAACTGAAGCTGCTGATGGCCGAAGGAGACGCCTACACGGCCTTCATCAACGACACCGGCAAAATGGAGCCTGACCTGATGGGCGGAGGCGTCCCTGCAGATCACAGCGTGAGCTTCGAGGCCGAGCGGGAGAGGGCATGCCCTGATGGGGCTCTTCTGCACGACCCCTAA
- the NACC1 gene encoding nucleus accumbens-associated protein 1 isoform X6 codes for MSQTLQMEIPNFGNSILECLNEQRLQGLYCDVAVVVRGHQFKAHRAVLAASSSYFRDLFHSSKNPVVELPGSVQPQSFQQILSFCYTGRLSMNVGDQFLLMYTAGFLQIQEIMEKGTEFFLKVSSPSCDSQGLHPEEAPNSEPPSPAAAAVATAVASLSSSSSYSMSRLPRVKTESQESDLVQCTPVAKRLWDGGQKEAGGASRKVPRFSQGAVGGQSGAVAPLGSERTSPGTSSAYTSDSPGSYHNEEDEEEEVTEDGTEEQYRQICNMYTMYSMMNVNQTEYYLNSSAEKVEALPDPVFSDSRNRVRVKQDLSTLPAELISQIGNRCHPKLYEEGDPDEKIELVTGTNVFITRAQLMNCHISAGTRHKVLLRRLLASFFDRNTLANSCGTGIRSSTNDPSRKPLDSRVLHAVKFYCQNFAPNFKESEMNAIAADMCTNARRVVRKSWIPKLKLLMAEGDAYTAFINDTGKMEPDLMGGGVPADHSVSFEAERERACPDGALLHDP; via the exons ATGTCTCAGACTCTACAAATGGAGATCCCAAACTTTGGGAATAGTATCCTGGAGTGTCTGAACGAGCAGCGGCTGCAGGGCCTGTACTGTGATGTCGCCGTCGTGGTCCGCGGACACCAATTCAAAGCCCACCGGGCCGTCCTGGCAGCGAGCAGCTCCTACTTCAGagacctcttccacagcagcaagaACCCGGTGGTGGAACTTCCCGGCTCGGTCCAACCTCAGTCCTTCCAGCAGATCCTCAGCTTCTGTTACACCGGGCGGCTCAGCATGAACGTAGGAGATCAGTTCCTCCTCATGTACACGGCCGGCTTCCTGCAGATCCAGGAGATCATGGAGAAGGGGACAGAGTTCTTCCTAAAGGTGAGCTCGCCCAGCTGTGACTCCCAAGGTCTACACCCTGAAGAAGCACCAAACTCGGAACCTCCCAGCCCGGCAGCGGCGGCAGTAGCCACAGCGGTGGCCTCACTGTCATCGTCATCCTCTTACTCTATGTCCCGGCTGCCACGGGTGAAAACAGAAAGCCAAGAGTCCGATTTGGTGCAGTGCACACCAGTGGCCAAGAGACTCTGGGATGGGGGGCAGAAGGAGGCTGGAGGGGCGAGTAGAAAGGTGCCACGCTTTTCTCAAGGAGCGGTCGGAGGGCAGTCGGGGGCCGTGGCCCCACTGGGGTCAGAGAGGACGAGCCCAGGAACGTCCAGCGCATACACAAGTGACAGCCCGGGGTCTTATCACaacgaggaggatgaggaagaagagGTCACAGAAGACGGCACCGAGGAGCAGTACAGGCAGATATGCAATATGTATACAATGTACAGCATGATGAACGTCAACCAAACCG AATATTATTTGAATTCTTCAGCTGAGAAGGTGGAGGCTCTGCCGGACCCCGTCTTCTCAGACTCCAGGAACCGCGTCCGTGTCAAGCAGGACCTGTCCACCCTCCCTGCGGAGCTCATCAGCCAGATCGGCAACCGATGCCACCCAAAACTGTATGAGGAGGGCGACCCAGACGAGAAGATCGAACTGGTGACAG GAACCAACGTGTTCATCACCCGCGCCCAACTCATGAACTGTCACATCAGCGCTGGGACGCGCCACAAGGTGCTGCTGCGCCGGTTGCTGGCGTCTTTCTTCGACAG GAACACCCTCGCGAACAGCTGCGGCACCGGGATCCGCTCCTCCACCAATGACCCCAGCAGGAAGCCCCTGGACAGCCGGGTCCTGCACGCCGTGAAGT TCTACTGTCAGAATTTCGCCCCGAACTTCAAGGAGAGCGAGATGAACGCCATCGCAGCGGACATGTGCACGAACGCCCGGCGCGTGGTGCGCAAGAGCTGGATCCCCAAACTGAAGCTGCTGATGGCCGAAGGAGACGCCTACACGGCCTTCATCAACGACACCGGCAAAATGGAGCCTGACCTGATGGGCGGAGGCGTCCCTGCAGATCACAGCGTGAGCTTCGAGGCCGAGCGGGAGAGGGCATGCCCTGATGGGGCTCTTCTGCACGACCCCTAA
- the NACC1 gene encoding nucleus accumbens-associated protein 1 isoform X7: protein MSQTLQMEIPNFGNSILECLNEQRLQGLYCDVAVVVRGHQFKAHRAVLAASSSYFRDLFHSSKNPVVELPGSVQPQSFQQILSFCYTGRLSMNVGDQFLLMYTAGFLQIQEIMEKGTEFFLKVSSPSCDSQGLHPEEAPNSEPPSPAAAAVATAVASLSSSSSYSMSRLPRVKTESQESDLVQCTPVAKRLWDGGQKEAGGASRKVPRFSQGAVGGQSGAVAPLGSERTSPGTSSAYTSDSPGSYHNEEDEEEEVTEDGTEEQYRQICNMYTMYSMMNVNQTAEKVEALPDPVFSDSRNRVRVKQDLSTLPAELISQIGNRCHPKLYEEGDPDEKIELVTGTNVFITRAQLMNCHISAGTRHKVLLRRLLASFFDRNTLANSCGTGIRSSTNDPSRKPLDSRVLHAVKFYCQNFAPNFKESEMNAIAADMCTNARRVVRKSWIPKLKLLMAEGDAYTAFINDTGKMEPDLMGGGVPADHSVSFEAERERACPDGALLHDP from the exons ATGTCTCAGACTCTACAAATGGAGATCCCAAACTTTGGGAATAGTATCCTGGAGTGTCTGAACGAGCAGCGGCTGCAGGGCCTGTACTGTGATGTCGCCGTCGTGGTCCGCGGACACCAATTCAAAGCCCACCGGGCCGTCCTGGCAGCGAGCAGCTCCTACTTCAGagacctcttccacagcagcaagaACCCGGTGGTGGAACTTCCCGGCTCGGTCCAACCTCAGTCCTTCCAGCAGATCCTCAGCTTCTGTTACACCGGGCGGCTCAGCATGAACGTAGGAGATCAGTTCCTCCTCATGTACACGGCCGGCTTCCTGCAGATCCAGGAGATCATGGAGAAGGGGACAGAGTTCTTCCTAAAGGTGAGCTCGCCCAGCTGTGACTCCCAAGGTCTACACCCTGAAGAAGCACCAAACTCGGAACCTCCCAGCCCGGCAGCGGCGGCAGTAGCCACAGCGGTGGCCTCACTGTCATCGTCATCCTCTTACTCTATGTCCCGGCTGCCACGGGTGAAAACAGAAAGCCAAGAGTCCGATTTGGTGCAGTGCACACCAGTGGCCAAGAGACTCTGGGATGGGGGGCAGAAGGAGGCTGGAGGGGCGAGTAGAAAGGTGCCACGCTTTTCTCAAGGAGCGGTCGGAGGGCAGTCGGGGGCCGTGGCCCCACTGGGGTCAGAGAGGACGAGCCCAGGAACGTCCAGCGCATACACAAGTGACAGCCCGGGGTCTTATCACaacgaggaggatgaggaagaagagGTCACAGAAGACGGCACCGAGGAGCAGTACAGGCAGATATGCAATATGTATACAATGTACAGCATGATGAACGTCAACCAAACCG CTGAGAAGGTGGAGGCTCTGCCGGACCCCGTCTTCTCAGACTCCAGGAACCGCGTCCGTGTCAAGCAGGACCTGTCCACCCTCCCTGCGGAGCTCATCAGCCAGATCGGCAACCGATGCCACCCAAAACTGTATGAGGAGGGCGACCCAGACGAGAAGATCGAACTGGTGACAG GAACCAACGTGTTCATCACCCGCGCCCAACTCATGAACTGTCACATCAGCGCTGGGACGCGCCACAAGGTGCTGCTGCGCCGGTTGCTGGCGTCTTTCTTCGACAG GAACACCCTCGCGAACAGCTGCGGCACCGGGATCCGCTCCTCCACCAATGACCCCAGCAGGAAGCCCCTGGACAGCCGGGTCCTGCACGCCGTGAAGT TCTACTGTCAGAATTTCGCCCCGAACTTCAAGGAGAGCGAGATGAACGCCATCGCAGCGGACATGTGCACGAACGCCCGGCGCGTGGTGCGCAAGAGCTGGATCCCCAAACTGAAGCTGCTGATGGCCGAAGGAGACGCCTACACGGCCTTCATCAACGACACCGGCAAAATGGAGCCTGACCTGATGGGCGGAGGCGTCCCTGCAGATCACAGCGTGAGCTTCGAGGCCGAGCGGGAGAGGGCATGCCCTGATGGGGCTCTTCTGCACGACCCCTAA